The following are from one region of the Arachis duranensis cultivar V14167 chromosome 10, aradu.V14167.gnm2.J7QH, whole genome shotgun sequence genome:
- the LOC107469333 gene encoding stress response protein NST1, producing the protein MKKNEGVNERMRKRKRKNYSVNLKSDKSHYNPALIKKQKEFYKNAKNVKKFKKMLKHQTEQSDHFSTQKLMIENSSAEMKEDKCESERRRKKKYCLEELYRKKHEEKERERMEREAAMMARKEEREEAQARRKALRDKMLKKTRKGQPLMKYRIEHLLSTIQASSQI; encoded by the exons ATGAAGAAGAACGAGGGAGTCAACGAGAggatgaggaagaggaagaggaagaattaTTCCGTCAACCTGAAATCCGATAAAAGCCACTACAACCCTGCTCTCATAA AGAAGCAAAAAGAATTCTATAAGAATGCGAAGAATGTAAAGAAGTTTAAGAAGATGTTAAAGCATCAAACGGAGCAAAGCGATCATTTCTCGACACAGAAACTGATGATTGAG AATAGCAGTGCTGAGATGAAAGAGGATAAGTGCGAGAGTGAGAGGAGGCGGAAGAAAAAGTATTGTTTGGAAGAATTGTACAGGAAGAAGcatgaagagaaagagagagaaagaatggAAAGAGAAGCAGCAATGATGGCAAGgaaggaagagagagaagaagccCAAGCCAGGAGAAAAGCTCTGCGGGACAAAATGCTTAAGAAGACCAGAAAAGGGCAGCCTCTTATGAAATACAGAATTGAACATCTTCTGAGTACTATTCAAGCCTCATCTCAAATTTAA